The following proteins are co-located in the Bombus pascuorum chromosome 3, iyBomPasc1.1, whole genome shotgun sequence genome:
- the LOC132905526 gene encoding U6 snRNA-associated Sm-like protein LSm3, whose product MADETEQVPAINVKEPLDLIRLSLDERIYVKMRNERELRGRLHAYDQHLNMVLGEAEETVTTVEIDEETYEEVYRTTKRNISMLFVRGDGVILVSPPSMRAPI is encoded by the exons ATGGCTGACGAGACAGAGCAG gTACCAGCTATAAATGTTAAAGAACCCCTAGATCTTATAAGATTGAGCCTGGATGAGAGAATATATGTTAAAATGAGAAATGAGAGAGAATTACGAGGACGATTACat GCTTATGATCAACATTTAAATATGGTGTTGGGTGAAGCAGAAGAGACTGTAACTACAGTAGAAATTGATGAAGAGACTTATGAAGAAGTTTATCGTACAACTAAAAGAAATATCTCTATGCTTTTTGTTCGTGGAGATGGAGTAATTTTGGTTTCACCACCAAGCATGAGAGCacctatataa
- the LOC132905522 gene encoding sperm flagellar protein 1-like gives MSVELESNENLEEIYTWMEQISFSKPKKNLARDFSDGVFMAELLKRYYPRYVDIHNYIPGNSIAKKIDNWCTLNRKVLSKLDVKLGKDVINQLANSQPGVIEKILIELRAKILKDCNADRNSLYAEYEEDEKKEVVKSVLNPEEIANKTVPRHVFVRLKQELEEKNELINVLHQKVSHLESLIKLKDQRITDLTSQIIKPIEQSITPRTYAASTISKLRTKI, from the exons ATGAGCGTAGAACTAGAATCTAATGAGAACCTcgaagaaatatatacttgGATGGAGCAAATATCATTTTCCAAACCAAAAAAAAATCTTGCTCGAGATTTTTCTGACGGTG TTTTCATGGCTGAATTGTTAAAACGATACTACCCCAGATACGtcgatatacataattatattccTGGAAATAGTATTGCAAAAAAAATAGACAACTGGTGCACTTTAAATCGCAAAGTACTTTCAAAACTTGATGTAAAATTAGGAAAGGACGTGATCAATCAACTAGCAAATTCGCAACCTGGCGTTAtcgaaaaaattttaatcgaactGCGAgctaaaattttaaaagattgtAACGCAGATAGAAATTCTTTATATGCCGAATATGAAGAAGACGAAAAAAAAG AAGTTGTTAAGTCAGTGCTCAACCCAGaagaaatagcaaataaaacTGTTCCGCGTCATGTCTTTGTTCGACTAAAACAAgaattagaagaaaagaatgaattgATAAATGTTCTTCATCAAAAAGTGTCTCACCTAGAATCTCTGATAAAACTGAAAGATCAAAGAATTACAGATCTTACGTCACAAATTATAAAACCTATAGAACAAAGTATTACACCAAGAACTTATGCAGCTAGTACAATTTCAAAACTTCGAACGAAAATATAA
- the LOC132905610 gene encoding putative inorganic phosphate cotransporter, with protein MTEKHNSKGHIIFPIRYLMAIMGSIGLAIIYGFKVNVSVAIVAMVNHTAVKLSALHQLESENTTVITMDECHHDSILSNETKTITEDGPFVWNEPLQGLILSSYFWGYMLSLLPGGRMAELLSAKWVMNGSVFLNLVASILSPVAAEMHYSLFILMRFIQGIGGGVTFPAMHIMIAKWAPPNERSVLASIVYAGTALGTVISILLTGILAANFEWIWIFYIEGALCLIWCTAWWIMIEDSPEEQTRFISQDEKDYIMQSLGQNKNNSGHKEKLSVPWGEVLRSKPFMAILISHFCSNFGWYMLLIELPTFMNQVLKFDMSSNAGLSSMPFLCMWIFTMVLSKILAIMQDKQLITVTVSRKIGTLFSSVIPMICLIGVSYVGCSRTLAVTLMTIGVTCIGGMYSGFLSNHIDIAPNFAGTLVAITNCVATVPGFVVPIFVGKLTYGNQTIGAWRIIFYTTVVLYIVEIIVYSIFGSGEEQPWNKIKPADEEASDQTLPLKEKSMK; from the exons ATGACTGAAAAACACAATTCCAAGG gaCACATTATATTCCCTATACGGTACCTGATGGCAATCATGGGTTCTATCGGGCTCGCCATCATCTACGGGTTCAAGGTAAACGTAAGTGTGGCTATCGTAGCTATGGTGAACCACACTGCTGTAAAGTTATCCGCGTTGCATCAATTGGAATCTGAGAATACAACTGTAATTACTATGGACGAATGTCACCACGATAGTATTCTTTCCAATGAGACGAAAACAATCACCGag gaTGGCCCATTCGTGTGGAATGAACCTTTGCAAGGTCTTATTTTATCATCATACTTTTGGGGCTATATGCTATCCTTACTTCCGGGCGGCAGAATGGCTGAACTCTTATCTGCCAAATGGGTGATGAACGGATCGGTATTTCTAAACCTCGTAGCATCCATATTATCACCTGTTGCTGCTGAAATGCATTACTCTCTCTTCATCCTGATGAGATTTATTCAAGGAATCGGTGGT GGTGTAACATTTCCGGCAATGCACATTATGATTGCCAAGTGGGCTCCACCAAATGAGAGAAGCGTCCTTGCCTCGATTGTTTATgcag gAACTGCTCTAGGTACTGTGATTTCTATACTCTTAACGGGAATACTGGCTGCAAATTTCGAATGGATATGGATATTTTACATCGAAGGTGCACTTTGTCTAATTTGGTGTACAGCATGGTGGATTATGATTGAAGATAGCCCAGAGGAACAAACGAGATTTATTAGTCAAGATGAAAAGGATTATATTATGCAATCTTTAGgtcagaataaaaataacagcGGACATAAGGAG AAATTATCAGTTCCCTGGGGCGAGGTATTAAGATCTAAACCGTTTATGGCAATCTTAATCTCTCATTTCTGCAGTAATTTTGGTTGGTACATGTTGCTTATCGAGCTGCCTACTTTTATGAATCAAGTACTGAAGTTCGATATGAGTTCT AATGCTGGCCTTTCTTCGATGCCATTTTTATGTATGTGGATTTTTACTATGGTGCTTAGTAAGATACTAGCCATTATGCAAGACAAACAATTAATTACGGTAACGGTATCGAGAAAAATTGGAACACTGTTTT cATCTGTTATTCCCATGATATGTTTGATAGGAGTATCATATGTTGGTTGTAGTCGAACATTAGCGGTTACATTAATGACTATTGGAGTAACATGTATTGGTGGAATGTATAGCGGGTTCTTATCAAACCATATTGATATTGCACCAAATTTTGCTGGTACTCTTGTCGCCATTACAAACTGTGTCGCTACCGTACCTGGGTTTGTTGTACCAATATTTGTCGGAAAATTGACATACGGAAAT cAAACTATAGGAGCATGGaggattatattttatacaactGTTGTCTTATACATAGTCGAAATAATAGTCTACAGTATTTTTGGAAGTGGAGAAGAACAACCTTGGAACAAAATTAAACCAGCTGATGAAGAAGCAAGCGATCAAACATTaccattaaaagaaaagtctaTGAAGTGA
- the LOC132905611 gene encoding 5-methylcytosine rRNA methyltransferase NSUN4: MIVLLNKLKPKQIVQVSARYAHEKIHWAKLKKRKTAKDKALEHFNEFYAGVYGDKWPNIRAALLSEESKYMAVVNNFSDSERIQHELELLGAINLRSLYNVQKENVDFFKAKRMARYGNLPDKQNSKDVTTSKNQLEELQTTYSANYPNLLNAETTELVKKDEQIPTELKSIDENLNEVELDTNRIVNSSVDLAILQEYIPATKIKGLDDWVLESDYYKFYDKANDFQIHVEKEFDLPFPEYLYIYAFERENYSRFPNPKKGSTGVSDYYLFDGGSILPVLALDIQFNDMVLDMCAAPGGKALTILQTLMPRVLVANDVTESRIKRLKNVMNQYVSNMCEKENTLIITQQDARAIDENGTYNKILVDVPCTTDRHILHSDDNNIFKPSRIKERLKMPEVQSEILTTALKLVSVGGTVVYSTCSLSPVQNDGVVHVALKRAWEEHNSVMVVKDMTEALLPLRCLYDFGNIDTKYGHIVVPNLKNNWGPMYFCKMVKVQ; the protein is encoded by the exons atgataGTACTACTTAATAAGTTAAAACCAAAACAGATTGTACAAGTATCTGCTCGATATGCACATGAAAAGATTCACTGG GCTAAActgaagaaaaggaaaacggcAAAAGATAAAGCACTTGAACATTTTAATGAGTTTTATGCAGGCGTTTATGGAGATAAGTGGCCAAATATACGAGCTGCATTGTTATCAGAAGAATCTAAATATATGGCTGTGGTTAATAATTTCAGTGATTCAGAAAGAATCCAGCATGAGTTGGAG TTACTTGGTGCAATAAATTTGAGGAGTTTATACAatgtacaaaaagaaaatgtagatTTCTTTAAAGCTAAAAGAATGGCAAGATATGGTAATTTGCCAGATAAACAAAATTCAAAAGACGTTACAACATCTAAAAATCAATTAGAAGAACTTCAAACAACTTATTCTGCTAATTAtccaaatttattaaatgctGAAACTACTGAACTTGTTAAGAAAGATGAACAAATACCTACAGAATTAAAATCTatagatgaaaatttaaatgaagtGGAATTAGATACCAATCGTATTGTCAATTCATCCGTAGACTTAGCTATACTTCAGGAATACATACCTGCTACCAAAATAAAAG GCTTGGATGATTGGGTTTTGGAATCTGACTATTATAAGTTTTATGATAAAGCTAATGATTTTCAAATACATGTTGAGAAAGAATTTGATCTGCCATTTccagaatatttgtatatatatgcttttgaaagagaaaattacagTAGATTTCCAAATCCTAAGAAAGGATCTACTGGTGTTTCAG attattaCTTGTTTGATGGTGGATCTATACTTCCTGTGTTGGCTCTAGATATACAGTTTAATGATATGGTCCTTGATATGTGTGCTGCACCTGGAGGAAAAGCTTTGACCATCCTCCAAACTCTTATGCCTCGTGTACTGGTTGCTAATGATGTTACAGAATCTAGAATAAAGAGACTCAAAAACGTTATGAATCAATATGTTTCAAACATGtgcgaaaaagaaaatacgttAATTATAACACAACAAGATGCTAGAGCAATTGATGAGAATGGTACATATAACAAG ATCTTAGTTGATGTACCATGTACAACAGATAGGCACATTTTACATTCTGATGacaacaatattttcaaaccAAGTAGAATTaaggaaagattaaaaatgcCAGAAGTTCAGTCTGAGATTTTAAC GACTGCATTGAAATTGGTTTCAGTAGGAGGTACAGTTGTTTATTCAACATGTTCTCTTAGTCCTGTACAAAATGATGGTGTTGTACACGTAGCACTAAAAAGAGCGTGGGAAGAACACAATTCTGTTATGGTCGTAAa agATATGACAGAAGCACTGTTACCCTTACGATGTCTATATGACTTTGGTAACATTGACACGAAATATGGTCATATTGTTGTACCtaatctgaaaaataattggGGACcaatgtatttttgtaaaatggtAAAAGTGCAATAG